Genomic DNA from Sphingobium sp. V4:
GACGAAAATGCCCAGAAGCTCTTCCGGTTCTGAGGGCGACGCAGGATGACACGCATCGACGACAAGGGCCTCGACCTTCTGTTCCGCACGGCCCGGAGCCATAATGGATGGAGCGACCGGGACGTCGGGGACGAACTGATCCGCGAGGTCTATGACCTCGCGCGGCTGGGCCCGACATCCGCCAACACCAGTCCCGCACGCTTCATCTGGGTCCGCGGCAACGAGGCGCGGCTGCGCCTCGCCGCCTGCGCGATGGGCCCCAATGCCACCAAGATCCTGAGCGCGCCGGTGACCGTCATCGTCGCGCGCGACCTCGGTTTCGTGCGCAACATGCCGATCCTCTTCCCCCACGCCCCGCATATGCACGACATGATGGCAGACCCCCGGTTCGGGGTGCCGACTGCCGTGCGCAATACCACGCTGCAAGGCGCTTACCTGCTGCTGGCGGCGCGGGCGCTCGGCCTCGATTGCGGGCCCATGTCGGGGTTCGATCCGGTTAAGGTCAAGGACGCCTTCTTTGCCGGCGAGGATCTCGAGGCTGATTTCATCTGCTCGATGGGATTCGGGAACGGCGAAGGGCTGTTCGAGCGGCTTCCACGCCTGGCGTTCGACGAGGCCAACCGGATCGTCTGACCGAGGCCGGATAGGACGAAGCAATGAACAGGCCTCGGCCTTGGGCGCGGGGCCGCACGAGAGGCACGACTATGAACGATAATGACACCGGGAGATCGCTCCCGCTCCTCGTGATCGGCGGCGGAATCGCGGGCATGTCCTTCGCGATCCGCGCGCGCGAGGCGGGGCATGCGGTGCACCTCGTCGAGGCCGATCCGGACTGGCGCGTGGCCGGTGCCGGGATCAGCATCACCGGCCCGACCTACCGGGCCCTCAAGCGCCTTGGCCTGCTTCAGGCGGTGATGGCGGAAGGCTTCTATATTGGCACGGGCAGCTATATCTGCGCGCCCGATGGCAGGGTCGTCGCGGAACTGCCGATGGAGCGGCTCGAACCCGACTTGCCCACGGCGGGCGGGATCCTGCGGCCGCGGCTTCACCGCATTCTTTCCGAGCGCGTGCGGCAGCTGGGCGTCGAGGTCCGGCTTGGGATCACCGTTTCGAGCCTCAAGGAAGGCGGAGAAGGGCTTCTCGCCCGCTTCTCGGACGGTTCGAACGGCCATTATCATTTCGCGGTCGGCGCGGACGGCGCCTTCTCCACGACCAGGGACCTGCTCTTCCCCGACGCGCCGGAGCTTCGCTATACCGGGCAATATTGCTGGCGGATGCTGGCCGACCGACCATCCGAGATCGACCGGCCATTCTTCTTCATGGCCCCCGACATTACGGCGGGGCTCATGCCCTGCTCGAACGACCAGATGTACCTGTGGGTGCTTGAGAACGCGCCCGCGCGGCGGCGGATCGACGACGCCACCGCGGCCGAAGGGCTGCGGGCGCTGTTGTCCCCGTTCGGCGGGGCGCTCGGGCGGCTGCGCGATACGATCGATGGCACGACCGAAGTTATCAGCCGGCCACTCGATGCCCTTTTGCTGCCGCGTCCGTGGCACAAGGGGCGCACCGTCCTGATCGGTGATGCGGTGCATGCAACGACACCGCACCTGGCATCCGGCGCCGGCATCGCGATCGAGGACGCGCTTGCGCTCGGCGACGCGCTGGCGCTCGGCGGCGATCCCGCGGCGATCTTCACCCGCTTTGCCGACCGGCGCTGGGAACGCTGTCGCCTCGTGGTGGAAAGCTCGGTCGAGATCGGCGCCATGCAGCAGGCCGGTGGCTCCCCCGACAAGCTCAACCACCTCATGCACGCCGCCCAGCAGGCGCTCAACCAAGATATTTGATCGGAGACCACCCATGGCAATCCTTGGCATTGAAAGCGTTATCTACGGGGTCGACGACCTCGAGGCCTGCACGCGCTTCTGGGACGACTTCGGCCTCGAGCCGGTCTCGCGCGACGCGCGCGAGAGCATCTTCGAGGTCGCCAGCGGTTCGCGCGTCATCGTGCGGCGGCGCGACGATACCGGGCTCGCCGACTGGTTCGACTGGCCCGGCGTGAAGCTCGTCACCTGGGGCGTCGACACGCCCGAGGCACTGGAGGCATTGGTGCGCGATCTTTCGCGGGACCGCGAGGTTCGCCGCGACGAGGATGGCACCGCCTACGCGTTCGGCGACGACAGAATGCCTTTTGCACTGAGGCTATGGGCCAAGCGCCCAGTGGTCTCGCAACCCGATGCCGTCAACGCCCCCGGCTGCATCCAGCGGCTCAACCAGCATCGCAAGTGGCGCAGCCGGGCGCGTCCCAAGACGCTCAATCACGTCGTCTTCTTCTCACACGACTATGTGAAATCCTTCGAATTCTACCGCGATCGCCTCGGCTTCCGGCTCACCGATCACAGCGAAGGCCTCGGCGTCTTCGCCCGCGCCAATGGAACCTACGAGCATCACTCGATCTTCTGGGTGAACACCGCCCTGCCGGTGGCGCCCGACGCGCAGGGCTTCATGCATCTCGCCTTCGGCCTCGAGGATATCGACGAGGTCATGCTGGGCGCGAACATCATGGCGGAACGCGGCTGGACGAACACCTCGCCCAACAGCTCGGGCGGACTGTCCCGGCACCGCATCACTTCCGCTATCTACTACTATCTCGACAATCCCAACGGCGGCGAAGCGGAATATCACTGCGACACCGATTATCTCGACGATAATTGGGTTCCTCGCGCGTGGGACTGGAAGTTCGGATCCTTGCTCTGGGCTCACAATACGCCGTCCTTCTTCCGGACGGACAACGATAATTGGGACATGCGCTTCGATCCCGAGGGCAAGTCGCTCGAGCCGTTCCGCAAGGACGCCAGGCCTGCGCTTCCCTCCGGCCTGGACGCGATCACCGCGCAGGACGAGCACGCCCTCTAAAGGAAATCGACGATGTTCAGCTATTTCCCGGACAATTATGTCTGGAACCTCTCCGTCGACATCGCCATCGAAAGCGGCGCCCAGATCGGCGAGATCGAAGAGATGTGCGCGCCCCTGCGGGACGCGGCGAAGCGCGGCGCGGACGCCGGCACGGCGGCCTTCATGGCCAGCTGGGTGGCGATGGCGGACAAGCTCGACGCCCTGGCCCATGAGGATGCGGCGCTGGGCCGCAATTTCTCGGCCGGGACCAAGCTGCACCGCGCGGCCCTCTACTACCAGACGGCCGAGCGCATGCAGGCGCACGGCGCCCCGTCGCGGATGGCGGTCTTCGAGAAGGGCCAGGATGCGTTCCGCCGCGCCATCCTGCTTGGGCGCGACAATCTCGAGCGGATGGAAATACCCTATGAGGGCGGGATCATCCCCGGCTACTTCATGGGCGCGACCCATGGCGAGGGCGAGCGTCCGACGCTGGTCTTCGTGAACGGCCTCGACAGCTCGAAGGAAATGCTGGTCTGGACCCGTCTCGGGGCAGAGCTCGCGCGGCGCGGCGTCTCGACGCTTCACATCGACCAGCCCGGTACCGGCGAAGCCCTGCGCGCCCATGGGCTTGTCGCCGTGCCGGATAGCGAGCGCTGGGCCTCGAAGGTGTTCGACTACCTCGAAACCCGGCCCGACGTGGACGAAGACCGCATCGGCATCATGGGCCTGTCGCTCGGCGGCTATTATGCGCCGCGCGCGGCAGCCTTCGAGCCCCGCTTCGCACTCTGCGCGGTCTGGGGGGCCAATCATGACTGGGGCGCGGTGCAGCATGCCCGCCTCAAGCGCGAGGGCGAGAACCCGGTGCCCCATTATTGGGAGCATGTCCGCTGGGTCTGGGGCGCGGCGGACATGGACAGCTTCATGGAGATCGCCGACAAGGTGACGCTGGACGGGATCCTCGACCGCATCAAGGTGCCCTTCCTCGTCACCCATGGCGAGAACGACCGCCAGATCCCTCTCGCCTATGCCCAGCGAACCTATGACCAACTGGTCAATTCGCCCAAGCGCGAGTTCAAGATCTTCGACAAGCGGACCGGCGGCGTCGAGCATGTGAGCCTCGACAACATGTCCTATGGCCGCGACTTCATTGCCGACTGGGTCGCCGAAACCTTTGGGGAGCGGACCGCATGAGCACCGAGCCAGGCACGCCGATCCGCCGGATCGTCACCGGTCACGACGGCCAGGACAAGGCGATCATCGCTTCCGACGGGCCTCCCACCCGGGTTTTCGACCAATTGGGAGAGGAAGGGCTCGTCTTCTACGAGATCTGGAACACGCAGGGCGCGCCGGCCCGGATCGACCGGAACGATGAAGAGCCGGCGGAAGATCGCCTCGTCCTTGCACCGCCGCCGCACGGCACGCGGATTCGCATCCTCGATATCCCGCCCGACAAGCCCGAGGCCGACTTCGACGCGGTCTTCGAGAATATCGGTGGCAAGGATGCCCATGTCGGGGAGGCTTCCAAGCGTCACGCCAGCTTCCACCGTACGCGCTCGATCGACTATGGCATCGTCCTGTCGGGCGAGATCACCTTGCTGCTCGACATCGGCGAAACCGTGGTGCGCGCCGGCGACATCGTCGTGCAGCGCGGCACCAATCATGGCTGGGTCAACCGCAGTGACCTGCCCTGTCGGATTGCCTTCATCCTTGTCGACGGCGTCTTCGAGGACGGGCTTGCATGACGATCCTCGTCACCGGCGCCACCGGGTTCGTCGGACAGGCGCTGGTTGCCCGCCTGCGCGGGCGCTCCTGCCGCGAGCCGGTGCGCCTGCTCGACCGGGTCGAGCCCCCGCGCATCGATGACGAGCGCTTCACCGCGCTCGCCGGCGACCTCCTCGACCCGGCGGTCGTTACCGCGGCCCTCGCGGGCGTCGACACCGTCATTCATCTTGCCTCGGTTCCCGGCGCCGCGGCCGAGGCGGACCCTGTGCTGGCGCGCCGTGTCAATATCGACGCTACCCTGGGCCTTCTTGAGCAGATCGACGCGGGCAAGCGCCTCGTCCGGTTCGTCTATGCCAGTTCGATCGCGGTATTCGGCAGCCTGCCGGGCCATGTCGATGATGCGACGCCGGCACTCCCGGCGATGGTCTATGGTGCGCAGAAGCGGATGATGGAACTGGCGCTGGCGGACTTCCATCGGCGCGGACGCGTCCAGGGCATCGCCTTGCGGCTGCCCGGCGTCGTTGCCCGCGCATCTGGCGCCTCGGGCCTCAAATCGGCCTTCATGAGCGAGATCTTTCACGCTGCGGCCAACGGCGATACCTGTGTGCTGCCCGTCAGCCGCGCCGCGACAGCCTGGATGATGTCGGGCAACTGTGCCGCCAGTAATCTCCTTTATGCAGCGACGCTCGACGAGGTTGCCGGTCAGGCCTTGACCCTCCCTGCGGTGCGGGTTTGCATGGGCGATCTTGCCGACCTGCTCTTCGGCGAGCAATCGCCTGACGTCCGTTTCGAGCCAGATGCGGCGCTGGAGGCCGCGTTCGGATCCTATCCGCCGCTGTCGACCCCGGCGGCCGAGGTCCTCGGCTTCCGTCATGACGGCGATCTTGCCGCGCTGGCCGACACCGTCCTTGCCGATGTCCTGGACCACGGGTGAGCGACGTCCTTCGCCGCTGGTTCGGTCTCGAAGGCCGCACCGTCCTGCTGACCGGCGGGACTGGCGGGATCGGGACGGCCATGAGCCGTGCCTTTGCCGGCGCGGGCGCAAGGCTGGTCTTCGCCGGTGACGACGAGGCGACCGGCAACCTGCTCGCACGCGCGCTCGGCGATGCGGGGCATGAGGTGCATTTCCATCCATGCGATGTCGCGGACCGCGGGGCGCTCGATGGGCTGCTGGAAGCCACCTGCCGCCGGTTCGGCCCGCCCGCCATCCTCGTCTGCAACGCGGGCATCGCTGGTCCGCATGGGACGATGGGTTCGGCCAGGGAAGCCGAATGGGCAGGCCTGCTGCGCATCAACCTCGACCATCCGCTTCACCTTGCCAACCGCGTTGCCCCGCTCATGGCCCAGGAGCGCGGCGGCAGCATCGTGCTGACCGCCTCGCTGGCCGGGCTGCGCGGCAACAAGGCCGTCGGGCTCTATGGCATCGCCAAGGCCGGCCTCATCCAGCTTGCCCGCAACCTCGCGGTGGAATGGGGGCCCGCGGGTGTCCGGGCCAACGCGCTCGCGCCCGGCCTTGTCGAGACGGGCTGGGCAGGCGCCATCCTGGCCGATGCACCGGCCCGCGAGCGCCGTCTGTCGCTGACCCCGTTGCGACGGGTCGGCACGCCCGAGGAGATCGCCACCGCCGCGCTCTTCCTCGCGGGCCCCGGCGCCGGCTTCATCACCGGGCACTGCCTCGTGGTAGACGGCGGCACGCTCATCTCGGATGGAAATTGAGGACGGAACGAAGACCATGAAGCTTGCCACTCTCGACGATGGAACCCGCGACGGATGCCTCGTCCTTGTTTCCCGCGACCTCGGCGCGGTCCTTGCGTGCGACGACGTGGCCGGGACATT
This window encodes:
- a CDS encoding malonic semialdehyde reductase yields the protein MTRIDDKGLDLLFRTARSHNGWSDRDVGDELIREVYDLARLGPTSANTSPARFIWVRGNEARLRLAACAMGPNATKILSAPVTVIVARDLGFVRNMPILFPHAPHMHDMMADPRFGVPTAVRNTTLQGAYLLLAARALGLDCGPMSGFDPVKVKDAFFAGEDLEADFICSMGFGNGEGLFERLPRLAFDEANRIV
- a CDS encoding FAD-dependent monooxygenase, with amino-acid sequence MNDNDTGRSLPLLVIGGGIAGMSFAIRAREAGHAVHLVEADPDWRVAGAGISITGPTYRALKRLGLLQAVMAEGFYIGTGSYICAPDGRVVAELPMERLEPDLPTAGGILRPRLHRILSERVRQLGVEVRLGITVSSLKEGGEGLLARFSDGSNGHYHFAVGADGAFSTTRDLLFPDAPELRYTGQYCWRMLADRPSEIDRPFFFMAPDITAGLMPCSNDQMYLWVLENAPARRRIDDATAAEGLRALLSPFGGALGRLRDTIDGTTEVISRPLDALLLPRPWHKGRTVLIGDAVHATTPHLASGAGIAIEDALALGDALALGGDPAAIFTRFADRRWERCRLVVESSVEIGAMQQAGGSPDKLNHLMHAAQQALNQDI
- a CDS encoding VOC family protein, yielding MAILGIESVIYGVDDLEACTRFWDDFGLEPVSRDARESIFEVASGSRVIVRRRDDTGLADWFDWPGVKLVTWGVDTPEALEALVRDLSRDREVRRDEDGTAYAFGDDRMPFALRLWAKRPVVSQPDAVNAPGCIQRLNQHRKWRSRARPKTLNHVVFFSHDYVKSFEFYRDRLGFRLTDHSEGLGVFARANGTYEHHSIFWVNTALPVAPDAQGFMHLAFGLEDIDEVMLGANIMAERGWTNTSPNSSGGLSRHRITSAIYYYLDNPNGGEAEYHCDTDYLDDNWVPRAWDWKFGSLLWAHNTPSFFRTDNDNWDMRFDPEGKSLEPFRKDARPALPSGLDAITAQDEHAL
- a CDS encoding alpha/beta fold hydrolase; this encodes MFSYFPDNYVWNLSVDIAIESGAQIGEIEEMCAPLRDAAKRGADAGTAAFMASWVAMADKLDALAHEDAALGRNFSAGTKLHRAALYYQTAERMQAHGAPSRMAVFEKGQDAFRRAILLGRDNLERMEIPYEGGIIPGYFMGATHGEGERPTLVFVNGLDSSKEMLVWTRLGAELARRGVSTLHIDQPGTGEALRAHGLVAVPDSERWASKVFDYLETRPDVDEDRIGIMGLSLGGYYAPRAAAFEPRFALCAVWGANHDWGAVQHARLKREGENPVPHYWEHVRWVWGAADMDSFMEIADKVTLDGILDRIKVPFLVTHGENDRQIPLAYAQRTYDQLVNSPKREFKIFDKRTGGVEHVSLDNMSYGRDFIADWVAETFGERTA
- a CDS encoding cupin domain-containing protein, giving the protein MSTEPGTPIRRIVTGHDGQDKAIIASDGPPTRVFDQLGEEGLVFYEIWNTQGAPARIDRNDEEPAEDRLVLAPPPHGTRIRILDIPPDKPEADFDAVFENIGGKDAHVGEASKRHASFHRTRSIDYGIVLSGEITLLLDIGETVVRAGDIVVQRGTNHGWVNRSDLPCRIAFILVDGVFEDGLA
- a CDS encoding NAD-dependent epimerase/dehydratase family protein; protein product: MTILVTGATGFVGQALVARLRGRSCREPVRLLDRVEPPRIDDERFTALAGDLLDPAVVTAALAGVDTVIHLASVPGAAAEADPVLARRVNIDATLGLLEQIDAGKRLVRFVYASSIAVFGSLPGHVDDATPALPAMVYGAQKRMMELALADFHRRGRVQGIALRLPGVVARASGASGLKSAFMSEIFHAAANGDTCVLPVSRAATAWMMSGNCAASNLLYAATLDEVAGQALTLPAVRVCMGDLADLLFGEQSPDVRFEPDAALEAAFGSYPPLSTPAAEVLGFRHDGDLAALADTVLADVLDHG
- a CDS encoding glucose 1-dehydrogenase — protein: MSDVLRRWFGLEGRTVLLTGGTGGIGTAMSRAFAGAGARLVFAGDDEATGNLLARALGDAGHEVHFHPCDVADRGALDGLLEATCRRFGPPAILVCNAGIAGPHGTMGSAREAEWAGLLRINLDHPLHLANRVAPLMAQERGGSIVLTASLAGLRGNKAVGLYGIAKAGLIQLARNLAVEWGPAGVRANALAPGLVETGWAGAILADAPARERRLSLTPLRRVGTPEEIATAALFLAGPGAGFITGHCLVVDGGTLISDGN